Genomic segment of Triticum aestivum cultivar Chinese Spring chromosome 6A, IWGSC CS RefSeq v2.1, whole genome shotgun sequence:
AATGGTGCCGGTAACCAAACACGCCCCAAGATtattccctccacctcctcttccaccCAGCATCATTCCACTGTTGGTGGCCATCCAGAATGATGTGGTTGCTTTATTATTACGATGGTCGGATGCCTGCAGTTCTGGTCTTCTATTATGTtttaagagcatcttcaatagatgatgcAGATGTAAAAACAACTAACTTTTACATCTCTGAGGTCTAAACCACACCTCCAACAGATGACgtagatgtaaaaaattacatcaccTGCTTCAAGTGATGTAAAATACAATACTTAAAGATGCAAATTTACACCTCCAACAGCCAGagataaggatggcaattttacccatgggcaTGGATATCCAtcgatatccgacccgaatggatagggtttggatatgcttttatgtccatgggcggcgcccaaacccgCCCCCATTGctcgtgggtagggcatggataaTCTTGTACCCGTGGGTATACCCAAACCCGGCCCGATAGTATGATTTAATAGGCAGAAATCAGCTATCCCTACCCCCACAGTCACATGTCCCACTGCAATTTTACACTTTGTTATCTAAAACATGTaaaagaaattacacaatccccgtcatattttttattagttgacattcaatcccctcTGTAACATACTTCAATATTTTTATCTCCTTGTTAAATGACTCGACATtctcatctgttagaaaaatactaCATGATCTTAGGTTGTTAGTGGACGTTGATTTACCAAAAGTGAAGCCTAACCTGCCACAAGGCgaagaatggaagagtttatgttaacattgtgttatgccttatttatatgtctcgagaggacccgatggatatccagtgggtatggatatccatcagGTCTAGACATGGAGATAGTTTTACACCCGTGGATTTTTTTCATGGACGGGCAAAGAccgtcttcatggatatggatatggattttaTATTGTTCAACCCAATCCAAACCCGAGCCAATGCCATCCTTAGCCGGAGATGTAACCCAGATGCAAAACGACAAGCCGCGCGGCACCCCAACCGCTTTGAAacttcccctcccctcccctactgGACGCCTACCTCGATCCGCTGCTAGCCCGCTACACCCCGCCGCCGGCAGACCGGCCTCCCCACCCCCGCCGCCGGATCTGCCGCCTAACACCTCTAAATCACCGTCGTTTCGCCGCCCCACCGCTGCTGCCCGCCGCGCCATTTGAAGCTTGCCCGCCGCCTTGCTGCTCGTCCTCAAGCTCGACCGCCGCTCGTCATCAAGCTCGACCACCGCCCCACTGCGTCCTCAAGCTCGGCCGCTGCCGATCGTCTCGATCcgtcgccgccatgccgccgaacaagttttacatcatctgttggaatgtaaaaattattttttatgtaaattatgcaacacctacttttatatctCCAAATATACATCATCTACTGGAGATGGTCTAATCTTGCATCGTTCTGTTTGAGCATCGTTTGAAATTCGAAATTGAAACCGCCCCCTGCCGCACGTCGCGAAAGGGGGGAAACGGAAACCCACCAAAGGCTTCTCCCCttcttcgttctattcactccGTCGCTCGGCGCCCTAGAGCAAGAACATGGCGATCGCGATCTCGCAGGAGGCCTTCGATGACATGGTCCGGGAGAACATGGAGGACCTCGGAATGGACCCCGACGAGGCCCTCGCCGACGCCGTCGACGCCCTCACCCTCCAGGGCGCCAACCTCTCCGGTACCCACGGACCCACCCCCCGTCCTCTCCAGGGCTTCAGATCTCTGATCTTTCTTACTCGCGTGACCACGCGGCGGACTGAACCTCTCGCCACCTCCTGCAGGGATCATCAGGCGCGTGCCTGGGGACGCCGTGGCGGAGGAGGTGAACCCGGTGATGCGGGTGCTGGACGAACTGAAGGCCTCTGCCAGTGGTAGGTCGGGGGAGGATCTTGACAGGCTGGTCTCTTTGCTCGACGAGTTGCTCGAGCTGTGCTCCGGCGAGGGGGCGGAGAATGCGGCCGTGGCGGCACGGAACGGTGGCGTGGAGGCGCTCGTCGCCCTGTGCGCTTCGGCTGGGGTTATGCAGGAGGGGCTGCTTGCTTCGGGCTTGAAGGCGCTGAGCTCCCTGATCCGTGGTATGTTGCTGTCTTCGCGAATGTTCTTGGATAGGAGGATGTTCTATTGATTTTACGTTCCACAAAGGATAGATGTGAGGGTTTTAATTTTCTCCATATAATTTTTTATCTACCAGATCAGCATTATCTGGTCGTTTTCTGACATTTGGGGATGAACTCAATCTGCAGATGTTGGGAGCACTGAAAAGTTCAGGCAAAGCCAAGGGCCCAAAATTGTCATGGATATCTTGAAAGGAGCCCTGGAAAATTCAGATATACTCGATGGTGGTTTTAGTGTCATGGCAGCGGCATCTGCTGGCAATGAAGTTGTGAAAGACGCCTTTATGGACTTGAAGGTCGATGAACTCATTCTGGAGGTTATGAGGAACAAATCAAATAGTAAAGTGCAAAGCGTGTATGATGCCATACGTGTTCTGTTGACACCCGACGATAACCGAGTGGTGGCTTCTCAAGTATGTCCTATATGCTTGTAGAATCATGTGAAGATTTGATATAATTTTAATTTTACATTAGCACGTGCATCACTTTGATTTGCATATTTATTACTCGGTTTGaatatgacaatcatgaaattaGTTTACCAGAGATAAATCCATATGGGGAAATTAGATTGAGTTATAGTAAGGTGCTGTCTGTATGAGATGCATAGGAAGCTAAATTAGGTGTTAAAACAGAAATTTCATAGTTATATATTAACTGCAATCTAGCATGATGTAGAAGTAACGGTGCACATCTGAATGTAGTTAGATTTCACATCCGCATAAAAATATTGACATGAACTTCTTGTGACTATTAGATACTAGATAGAATGTAAAAAAAAAAAAGCCAACTTGGTATCACATGgtttcatgttttgaacattctGGTTTCTCATTGTCATCGGCACATGTACATCTTGCACTCTTGCTTGTAAGTTGACACTGTAATTTACAAATGAATGTTGGATCCAAAGAGATGAAATTGACAGGCTTGTGGTGCAGGTATATGGATATTCCAGGAAATTTGCAGAAATTGGCGTCGCAGAAGTTCTTGTCATCGCACTCCGCGAGCAAGTTGCTCCATCCAGCTTGCCATCAGCTTGTGCTGCTTTGAAGGCAATTGCTGTTAATGTAAGAATAAACTACGATATATACATATCCCATAAATGATAGTTAAACAGTTTTATGTTATGGTTTCAACTTTCAATTTCCGCAGCAGTGAGGCTCCATTTTTTCTGGGGCAATTTTTACTATGTTTATAAACTTTATCTGGCCAATAGAATAATTGCAGGCAACTAGTGTACATAAAGCTTGATGTTCATAAAATTTCCTGACATGTTATTGCTTCCTTTTACTTTTGGTCCTGTGTATCAAAAACTTATTTCCTATATGCCTATATGGAATTgtgataataaataaataaaagtcattTACCCTGAATGCTTATGAGAATATCACCATCTTTAGTTCTTGTGTACCACAGGAAGAAATATGCCGGTCCATATCTGAAAATGGTGGGATTGATGTGCTTCTTAAGTGCATCGATGAGGCTGGCGTACAAAAGAACAAGGTTATAGCAAAATCTTGCTGCTCTTTGCTGTCTAAGGTATGGTAGTATGGCACAACACTGCAACATCACTGTACCACAGGAATCCCTTCTTTTTGTATGAGAACAATCCTACTTTGATTAAATCAAACTTACATCACATTCTTCTTGAAGCTGGCTGGAAGTGATGCAAACAAGGCCAATATCATTCAGCAAGATGGTTTTGACAAGTTCTTGAAGTTAGCGTCTAGATTTTCTGAAGACCCGTCAGTAATACAGGAGGTAATAACCACAGATGTGCAATGCTGAAGAATCTGTATACTCTATGAGCCATTTCCATATCCTGTAACGAACTAACTGAATGTGTAGGTAATGTCTATCGTGCAAGTCCTTACATTGCGGTCACCAGACCATGCAGCCCGTGCAGTCGCGCTAGGCTATGGCACTCTGGCCATACAGACAATGCAAAAGTTCCCCTCCTCCGCGCTGACTCAGAAGCAAGCATGCCTTATGATTCGCAATCTCGTGGTCAGAAACCCTGAAAACAGGTACAATGTAGAAGTCACATCTCTCCGAAATCTACTGCTGCAGCTGGTTTTTATTCCCAATGTGATGTGCTCATGCTTATACTTTCTTCTCAACACTTGTTTTTACCACCACAGGACGATCTTGCTTAACGAAGGCGTGGAGAAGCTTATCAGGAAAGCCAAGGCAATACATGGAAGCTGCAAAGCTGCCGCCACAGATGCCTTGAGAGACCTGGGCTTGGACAACTACAATGCGTAGAGAACATAGATAGCCTACCGTGTGTAAAGTTTGCCTGTCCGAGGATGTCTTGGAAGAATATATGTTGTGTTTGGGTTCATAGAACTGGGCTGCCACGGTTATGTCTGCTTCTGGTTCCATTTTTGTGGGAATTTTGAATTGTGTGGTTACATGGTCTGGTTACGTACGTATGTTCGAAGTTTTAACCAATGAACAGAAATATCGTGACCTGCTGCACGAACTAGCTCAAAAAAATCGCCACCTGCCATGATTTTATGTACTCCATCCGGTTCTTGAAAAGGTGATGCATCGCATATGGGCATAACTAACTTGTTTGGATTGAGTACTTTCTTGTTTAGATTGGGTACTTCAAATCCATCTGCATAGATTTACGACAATGGCCAATTATTTTCTAGAATGAATCCTGAACGTTGTGACACCTCTGGTTGTCGAATTCATCATGGGTCATTCCTATCTGAACTATGCAGTGTAGATAGCTGTCGTCAACAATGTCAAGTGCAAATGGGTGGTTTTGGCACCTCTGGTTGTCGAATTCATCATGGGTCATTCCTATCTGGGACCATTCAACTGGGTGGTTTTGGCAGGGTTATTGGGGGCTCCAAATGCATGGGCCAAGTGCAAAGATACGCAAATGGAACGTAAAAAGACATGTCATGTCATCAACAATGTTTCATCAATTCTCGCAAAATGTGTTTTGCCAGAAGTTGTCGAGATATCCAAGAGTTCAAGTCAATGAAAAACATTTCTTTCGACAGCATTGCTACCACTTCTATACTAACACAAAAGGTTCAGGTGCCCCCACTGTTTTCAGCCATCCACTGGGAGTTATTTCTCCCGTCCAAACTCCATCAGTATAACTGCAAAGAATAAAGCATCAAGTCAAAACGCATAGACAAACTACAAGCCCGGCGAAATAATTGCAGTAGGTTCTAAGAACAACCTGAAGTTTTTCACAGGGCAGCTCCCAGCATGTGTGACAGACGAAACAATGGAAAGGCGCTTGCTTGAGGCATCAGTTTTTATCCTACAACAACGACAAAAAAGACCATCAGTCACGCAGAAAAGGAAAGGATCTGGTCTGGCCCGTGTTTCACAACATCAGCATTTGGCGGCCAAATAGTTCATTATCTATTGTTTCTGTGCCCAAAGGTCCAAACCAAAGAATTTAAATGGCGATGAATATGGTATTAGGAAAGTACTTCGTCACTTTTCTCTGAACTTGCTGCCAATACTCCATCACTTTTCTCTGAACTTCCTGACGTCTCGAACATCTTGGAAAATGCCTTCCGCTCCAGATTGCGTCTGTCAGTAACCTGGGGTAATCACAGATGACAAGTCAGCAACATCTTGTACGAACAATCATTAGTCCCAAAATTCATAACCACAATGAACTAACCTTCTTCTTTGCAGCAGCCAGCTCCCGTTTGATTCCTCCTGAGGATCAGAAATACAAAAACCAACATTCTTAGCTGCAAATGGGGGAAAATGTACTAATAGTCAATGAGGGGGCAATAAGATATACAAACCATCGTTTGGCTCCAACTCCAACGCACGCTGGAAGCTCTCAACTGCAGCATCAATATTCTTGAGTGTCATGCGTGCCTGCATTCCAATACCTTATTATTGACAAGCCAAGTTTGAAGCTGATGAGAAGGCGCTAAGAATTAATATTCCCAGCACCGACACGACAAGGATTAAAAATAATATTGCACTACGGTTAGCAAGAATGTAAGTTTTAGAATGTAGTACGCATACACATAAAATGATGCTCAAGTGGCACAGATGCAAATCTTCAATTTGACGGAAGTGCACATCTTCATGTCCAACATATAAAGTAAGATGTACTCAACGATAAACACATGCAAATAAGCCAGTTTGATTTCACATAAATGCAAGTAGTTTGAGCGTACAAGTGTAACACAGGGAAGGTAAACTGCGCTGGTCATAGTTTTGTCAAAACATGTTTGTAGTGCATAtaatttccacaacatttggtctGTGGATAGTAGTATATTACATGGAAGTTTAACACTGACCTGTCCTTGACGGAAAAAAGCTTTTGCGTTGCCCTCTGTTTCACGCAGTGCAAAGTCTGCATCTAACAAAGCACCCTCCACATCTCCCAGCTTCAGTTTGCATGCCTGAAGAAGTTACAGGTGACTTCCATATACCAGGAAAAAACAATGATTTTACAAGGAAAAAAAAACTCTATTTCACATAGAAAACACAAAGTTGTACCAAATAGAATTTCTCTAAATGTAGTAATATAGAGGGCATGCATTTGTGATCTGTCCATGAACAAGTGGCAGAAAGTTGAACTTACAGAACTATTTGTGAGTATAATTGACTTTGTTTTCCGCAGTGCTGAGCTGTTCTCTGCACATTAATAGGTTGTTAGGATTAGCAAGTAAAATGCACCTCTTTCCATAAGCACCTTAACAAAAGTAAACAGCAATAAGAAACAAAAGAACAGCTACCTTGATCTATCTCTTCTTTCTCCCAGCAAATATCTAAATACCGCATAGCTTTTCTGTACTTTCTGAGTGCAGCCTTGTAATCATGTTTCTGTAGAGAGGCAGAAACTTCAGTTGTAAGTTCCAAACAGGAATCAAGTTAGGTGTAGTATTTTTAAAATTTAACATGCTATGTTTACCCAGTTTATTAGTGCATCTACGCTTTAGCCAAAGAATTGGGCAATACATGTTATTAATGCATTACATGCAACGACAATGAAAACTTCCTCAACTGAACCAAATAAGACTAGCAAAAATATGAACAGGAAGTGCTGTCCATTGAGCAATGCGAACCTTAAAATTTTCATTCCCGAAAGACTTTGCAGAATCAACGGCATTAATCCACCACAAAACGTCTGCAGGCTTTTCATCGAGGTCAATAGGCCAATCAGGATACATGTCACCATCTTTGAAGAAATTTGCAACTCCTTCAGTTGAACCTTCTGGCAGTTCCCCACAATCAACAATAACAATATCATCAGTTGGAAGGTCAGCTTCTCCAGCACAAACATGCTCCATTGCACGAACCACTCCCATCCCTTTTACAACCCTCCCGAAGACAACATGTTTCCCATCAAGGTGTGGTGTTCGGGTGGTAGTGATGAAAAACTGAGATCCATTTGTGTTGGGACCAGAATTCGCCATTGATAACATCCCTTTCCTCTCATGCTTCAAAACAAAATTCTCATCCTCAAAATTCAATCCATATATTGACTCGCCCCCAGTCCCATCACCAGCAGTTATATCTCCACCTTGCACCATAAAACCCTTGATGATACGATGAAAAGATGAGCCCTGAAGAGTAAAAGTTACCCAAAAAAATAAGTAGTTGAAGGGTTAAAGATCCCATACTTCACAGAAGTAAAAGGTATCCTGCAGTGGTCCCCAAAGGAAAAAATCATTATTACCATAAAGAATAACCAACTCTAGTTCATAACTTCATATAAAAAATGCTTGTCTTGGTCATTCTTTCAGAAAAGAAAAGATTATGGATAATGCTAACTCTGTGCAGTTAAACATCAAAATCACCACGATTCTCTTACTAGAAAATGGAAAGCAATTTGGTGGCTGCAAATGAAAGCGGGGCAATCTTGCCTTCCGTCTACGAAAGAAAATGGGCAATAGAGGATAGCAAACATGTGTTAGTCTCTGCCACTATGAAGCAAACGGTACAAAAGTGCCGTTATCCAAAGTTGGATCTCTATCGCTCCAACAGTTAAGTGGGAGACTTATCACTACTTCAATAATGCTCTGCTCCACTCaatgttgaggaaatcgttaactggtagctgctcggtgggctggtgagtaggggattaataggataatcggcaagttaatcggccatttaatcaattaatcgacgatttatcgggtaatcggctactcggggaccctatgagtagggattaatcggcaagttaactggttaatcggatgaattcttgaacaggggctCCACTTATGTGCTTCTGCCACATTATCATCCCAATTCATGGTTAAAATGCCAAGTCTCACTTAAGCATGTTAACTTATTTACCAGTTCAGAACTATCACCAGAAAATAGTAAATCCACATTGACCACataatattattttgcaaccacTCAGTTTGTCCTTGACTGGGACACTTGAAGCACAAAACAACTAATGCAGAGCTAGGTCTACTTGGTTCTGACAGATCCTGCTTCAAGGATAAGCTACAACCAAATTGTGCCAAGAAAAAATTGCCAGAGGCTGAGACCATATATGCAGTTGGTGAGACTTGACATATGTCCAAAACTAGAAAAATCACAAGGTACTTTCTCTACCTAATGAAGTCCATATGACCACATAAAACCCTGTTTAACCATACCAGAATCCCTTTTCATAGTCCACTATTCTATTGCCAACCATACACCCAGTTGGCCAAAAAACAAAAGTATCAGTTTTCCTACAAACTATGGTGCTTCCAATTCTCAGCAAGTGCTTCAAGATACCAGAAAGGCAGAAACAGAAGCAAGTGTTGGCCATATTGTACCAGCACTAGTGGTAAGCACTAGTACATGAAGCATTATTACCAGTAGTATGCCAAAGCAAGTGTAATGTACAGTTTAAAAGCAACAGGACTAATCGGAAAGTTACAGGCACTATTATGCACACTGAAGAAAGCTGTAGCAGTAACAAAGACAGCAAAAACAAATTCGCCCAATCAAAGCAGAAAGGCCTGCAAGGACTCATGTTTGGCTGATAAATCGCCAGCCATAGACAGAATCACAGTTCGCGCAATTAAACTATCCAACCCTAAATCACTGAACCGAGAACCGTGTTACCTGATGCCCAACAATCTATTCGACTATGCGCAAAACGCACATTTGACAGTGTTCGAAATCGAATTAATAGGNNNNNNNNNNNNNNNNNNNNNNNNNNNNNNNNNNNNNNNNNNNNNNNNNNNNNNNNNNNNNNNNNNNNNNNNNNNNNNNNNNNNNNNNNNNNNNNNNNNNNNNNNNNNNNNNNNNNNNNNNNNNNNNNNNNNNNNNNNNNNNNNNNNNNNNNNNNNNNNNNNNNNNNNNNNNNNNNNNNNNNNNNNNNNNNNNNNNNNNNNNNNNNNNNNNNNNNNNNNNNNNNNNNNNNNNNNNNNNNNNNNNNNNNNNNNNNNNNNNNNNNNNNNNNNNNNNNNNNNNNNNNNNNNNNNNNNNNNNNNNNNNNNNNNNNNNNNNNNNNNNNNNNNNNNNNNNNNNNNNNNNNNNNNNNNNNNNNNNNNNNNNNNNNNNNNNNNNNNNNNNNNNNNNNNNNNNNNNNNNNNNNNNNNNNCCGAAAATCTAATACTACTGCCAGGTACTGTAGCACGAGTGCACGACCGCACAGAGGGGGAGGGCCACCCGGGATAAACCTTGTAGTGGAGCCGCGCGCCGGTGGCGGCGCTGACGCCCTTCTCCCCGGTGCAGAGCGCGCGGAAGTTCTCGGCCGTGCGCGGCACCACGGAGGCGTAGAGATCCATCACGATCCGGCCCTCCATCTCGCCGCCGATGCTGACGTCGAAGTAGCACCTCGGGTTGCTCAcctccgcggccgccgccgccgccggcggcggcggggccgcagCGCCCTGTCCCTCGCCCTCCATCGCCGCGCTGAGCGGGAGCAACCCTAGGGGTACGGAGGGGCTtctcggcggtggcggcgctgcgAGTAAAGCGAGGCGGCGTGCTTCGGGGAGAGCGAGGAGAGTGGGGTGGTGCGGTGCTGCGCTTGCGTACGGTGGGTGGGGGCGTGGGCAGTGtcagtgtgggtgtgtgggtgatTCAA
This window contains:
- the LOC123128429 gene encoding peptidyl-prolyl cis-trans isomerase CYP40 → MEGEGQGAAAPPPPAAAAAAEVSNPRCYFDVSIGGEMEGRIVMDLYASVVPRTAENFRALCTGEKGVSAATGARLHYKGSSFHRIIKGFMVQGGDITAGDGTGGESIYGLNFEDENFVLKHERKGMLSMANSGPNTNGSQFFITTTRTPHLDGKHVVFGRVVKGMGVVRAMEHVCAGEADLPTDDIVIVDCGELPEGSTEGVANFFKDGDMYPDWPIDLDEKPADVLWWINAVDSAKSFGNENFKKHDYKAALRKYRKAMRYLDICWEKEEIDQENSSALRKTKSIILTNSSACKLKLGDVEGALLDADFALRETEGNAKAFFRQGQARMTLKNIDAAVESFQRALELEPNDGGIKRELAAAKKKVTDRRNLERKAFSKMFETSGSSEKSDGVLAASSEKSDEDKN
- the LOC123128428 gene encoding armadillo repeat-containing protein 6, with protein sequence MAIAISQEAFDDMVRENMEDLGMDPDEALADAVDALTLQGANLSGIIRRVPGDAVAEEVNPVMRVLDELKASASGRSGEDLDRLVSLLDELLELCSGEGAENAAVAARNGGVEALVALCASAGVMQEGLLASGLKALSSLIRDVGSTEKFRQSQGPKIVMDILKGALENSDILDGGFSVMAAASAGNEVVKDAFMDLKVDELILEVMRNKSNSKVQSVYDAIRVLLTPDDNRVVASQVYGYSRKFAEIGVAEVLVIALREQVAPSSLPSACAALKAIAVNEEICRSISENGGIDVLLKCIDEAGVQKNKVIAKSCCSLLSKLAGSDANKANIIQQDGFDKFLKLASRFSEDPSVIQEVMSIVQVLTLRSPDHAARAVALGYGTLAIQTMQKFPSSALTQKQACLMIRNLVVRNPENRTILLNEGVEKLIRKAKAIHGSCKAAATDALRDLGLDNYNA